From the Lathyrus oleraceus cultivar Zhongwan6 chromosome 4, CAAS_Psat_ZW6_1.0, whole genome shotgun sequence genome, one window contains:
- the LOC127137563 gene encoding U11/U12 small nuclear ribonucleoprotein 31 kDa protein, with amino-acid sequence MSSKKKHKRKHSDNDEDDDVFYYRYCASSSTPNTTTGTTSSNQPQSKPNNKGSSIGGTGEPLAPSKSTLYVSNLDYSLTKSDLHTLFSTFGRIARVTVLKDRHTRLSRGVAFVQFVSRNDAQRAVAEMNKKILNGRTLTASIAADNGRAPEFIRKRVYNTETALCYECGGHGHLSYECPKNQLGPRPRPQPKKPRRGFSGLRDRDGEEEVEEEEEEGGQIAAEQFDDNWASVVDDEAGERLLGRNRNDDEGLDNNKTKKKGKKAGYFNDESDHDDDD; translated from the coding sequence ATGTCAAGCAAGAAGAAACACAAACGAAAACACAGCGACAACGATGAAGATGACGACGTTTTCTACTACCGCTACTGCGCTTCGTCCTCAACCCCCAACACCACCACCGGCACCACATCCAGTAATCAACCCCAATCAAAACCGAACAACAAAGGATCATCAATAGGAGGAACAGGTGAACCCTTAGCACCATCAAAATCGACGCTATACGTTTCTAATCTAGATTACTCCCTAACAAAATCCGATCTCCATACGCTCTTCTCTACTTTCGGCCGCATCGCGCGTGTAACCGTTCTCAAAGACCGTCACACGCGCCTAAGCCGCGGTGTCGCGTTTGTCCAATTCGTTTCTCGTAATGACGCCCAACGCGCCGTGGCGGAGATGAATAAGAAGATTCTCAATGGAAGGACTCTAACTGCTTCTATTGCTGCTGATAATGGACGTGCTCCAGAGTTTATTCGGAAGCGCGTGTACAATACTGAGACTGCTTTGTGTTATGAGTGTGGGGGGCACGGTCATTTGTCGTATGAGTGTCCTAAGAATCAGTTGGGGCCGAGGCCGCGGCCTCAGCCTAAGAAGCCGCGACGGGGATTTAGTGGGCTGAGGGATAGGGATGGGGAGGAGGAAGTTGAAGAGGAGGAGGAGGAGGGTGGTCAGATTGCTGCGGAGCAGTTTGACGATAATTGGGCTTCTGTTGTGGATGATGAAGCGGGTGAAAGGTTGCTGGGGAGAAACAGAAATGATGATGAGGGTTTGGACAACAACAAGACgaagaagaaagggaagaaaGCTGGGTATTTCAATGATGAGAgtgatcatgatgatgatgattga